A region from the Actinoplanes sp. OR16 genome encodes:
- a CDS encoding alpha/beta fold hydrolase, which produces MEQNWTTRRVPAPDGAEIVLHSLGDGPGIVVVHGGGVTIDVYRRMAIRLADRFTVHLYNRRGRADAAARAEPYDGEQDLDDLAAVLAHTGAGNVIGHSAGGFIALRAAARHLPITRLALYDPAVAVNGLTPSAWLPAAQEAARAGDIARTLALTSAGINTHSPASRLPIALQVAMVKLFLRTPIGRSMGELVTTTLDETALIHRHDGPPSQWAGISASVLLACGAAGPPYYPPTIEALAGVIPHSRTLIVPRAGHDALNRAPQVLVDALADFFGEAVVPTDH; this is translated from the coding sequence ATGGAACAGAACTGGACCACTCGACGGGTGCCGGCGCCCGACGGCGCCGAGATCGTGCTGCACTCCCTCGGCGATGGGCCGGGCATCGTCGTGGTGCACGGCGGCGGGGTGACCATCGACGTCTACCGCCGCATGGCGATCCGGCTCGCCGACCGGTTCACCGTGCACCTCTACAACCGCCGCGGCCGGGCCGACGCCGCCGCGCGCGCCGAGCCGTACGACGGCGAGCAGGACCTCGACGACCTCGCCGCGGTGCTGGCCCACACCGGCGCCGGCAACGTGATCGGCCACAGCGCGGGCGGGTTCATCGCCCTGCGCGCCGCCGCCCGGCACCTGCCGATCACCCGGCTCGCCCTCTACGACCCGGCTGTCGCGGTGAACGGCCTCACCCCGTCCGCGTGGCTGCCCGCCGCCCAGGAGGCCGCCCGCGCGGGCGACATCGCCCGCACCCTGGCCCTCACCAGCGCCGGCATCAACACCCACTCCCCCGCGTCCCGGCTGCCGATCGCGCTGCAGGTGGCGATGGTCAAGCTCTTCCTGCGGACGCCGATCGGCCGGTCCATGGGCGAGCTGGTGACGACCACCCTCGACGAGACGGCGCTGATCCACCGGCACGACGGCCCGCCGTCGCAGTGGGCCGGGATCTCGGCGTCGGTGCTGCTCGCCTGCGGCGCGGCCGGCCCGCCCTACTACCCGCCGACCATCGAGGCCCTGGCCGGGGTGATCCCGCACTCCCGCACGCTGATCGTGCCGCGCGCCGGGCACGACGCGCTCAACCGGGCGCCGCAGGTCCTGGTGGACGCGCTCGCCGACTTCTTCGGGGAGGCGGTGGTGCCGACCGACCACTAG
- a CDS encoding TetR/AcrR family transcriptional regulator — translation MTTSIWSRPAKGSRGPAPSHSRDEIVAAAIAMADADGIGAVSMRAVAGALGTGAGSLYRYLSSRDDLLDLMADHATGELRPYPEIAPDWLGTMLEIARGQLGLYRRHRWLVDVLPRTTALGPQSLAWFDHCLAVLRPVPATTAAKFEAIAMMIGVVSLFARSEAAGPPAGFGGIDMTAYPNLLEAVSTPPAPAAPQRDLFEATVRSVLTGLLVDAG, via the coding sequence GTGACGACATCGATCTGGTCCAGGCCGGCCAAGGGCTCGCGGGGCCCGGCGCCTTCGCACTCGCGCGACGAGATCGTGGCGGCGGCGATCGCGATGGCCGACGCCGACGGCATCGGGGCGGTCTCGATGAGGGCCGTCGCCGGCGCGCTCGGCACCGGCGCGGGATCGCTCTACCGCTACCTGTCGTCCCGGGACGACCTGCTCGACCTGATGGCGGACCATGCCACGGGGGAGCTCCGGCCGTACCCGGAGATCGCCCCGGACTGGCTCGGGACCATGCTGGAGATCGCACGCGGTCAGCTGGGGCTCTATCGCCGGCACCGGTGGCTGGTGGACGTGCTGCCGCGCACGACGGCCCTCGGCCCGCAGAGTCTCGCCTGGTTCGACCACTGCCTGGCGGTCCTGCGCCCGGTGCCGGCCACCACCGCCGCCAAGTTCGAGGCGATCGCCATGATGATCGGTGTGGTGTCGCTCTTCGCGCGCAGCGAGGCAGCCGGTCCGCCGGCCGGTTTCGGCGGCATCGACATGACCGCCTACCCGAACCTGTTGGAGGCCGTCAGCACGCCGCCGGCGCCCGCCGCGCCACAGCGGGATCTCTTCGAGGCCACCGTACGCAGCGTGCTGACCGGCCTGCTCGTCGACGCCGGCTGA
- a CDS encoding Type 1 glutamine amidotransferase-like domain-containing protein, producing the protein MKLLLTSGGVTNASITAALVELLGKPIAESHALVIPTAQWGHPMCGPQSVRGLIAADPAPDRRFLTGLGWASVGVLELTALPTIGADRWQPWVRQADVLLADGGDATYLCHWMRESGLAALLPELPGTVWVGVSAGSMVMTPRIGDYFVEWPSAPDDSALGLVDFSIFPHLDAFPTNTLEHARRWADGLGVPAYAVDEQTAIMVVDGVTQVVSEGAWTKL; encoded by the coding sequence GTGAAACTGCTGCTCACGTCCGGTGGCGTCACCAACGCCAGCATCACCGCGGCGCTCGTGGAGCTGCTCGGCAAGCCGATCGCCGAGAGCCACGCCCTCGTCATCCCGACCGCCCAGTGGGGGCACCCGATGTGCGGCCCGCAGTCGGTGCGCGGCCTGATCGCCGCCGACCCCGCGCCGGACCGGCGATTCCTGACCGGCCTGGGCTGGGCGTCGGTCGGCGTCCTCGAACTCACCGCGCTGCCGACCATCGGCGCCGACCGCTGGCAGCCGTGGGTCCGGCAGGCCGACGTGCTGCTGGCCGACGGCGGCGACGCCACGTATCTCTGTCACTGGATGCGTGAGTCCGGGCTGGCCGCGCTGCTGCCGGAGCTGCCCGGCACGGTCTGGGTCGGTGTCAGCGCCGGCAGCATGGTGATGACGCCCCGGATCGGCGACTACTTCGTCGAGTGGCCGTCCGCTCCCGACGACAGTGCCCTCGGCCTCGTCGACTTCTCGATCTTCCCGCACCTGGACGCCTTCCCGACCAACACGCTCGAGCACGCGCGGCGGTGGGCGGACGGCCTCGGCGTCCCGGCCTATGCCGTCGACGAGCAGACGGCCATCATGGTGGTCGATGGCGTCACCCAGGTCGTCTCGGAGGGCGCCTGGACGAAGCTCTGA
- a CDS encoding nitronate monooxygenase family protein, protein MRTALTDLLGVDHPVVGFNRSPAVVAAVTNAGGFGVLAGSAFTPAELDAQLSWIEEQVGGRPYGVDLLVPEKLVAGEVAALRAQIPEEHFAFVAELLDRYDIPQAATSGEEAGRFAANLDPAGAAALLDVAFRHDITLFANALGAPPPGVVERCKAAGVVVAALVGQAKHARRQLDAGVDLLIAQGTEAGGHTGTIATMVLTPEIVEIAGDRPVLAAGGIASGSQMAAALALGAAGVWTGSVWLSSEEDVANQAIKSKFLAATSSDTLRSPTRTGKPARQLRTAWHDAWEAAGSPRPLPMPLQPLLVAEAWQRIDAAAQDGHPGALELESFFIGQVVGGFTEVRPAAEILRDLVTGCEQRIRALNGIL, encoded by the coding sequence ATGCGCACCGCCCTGACCGACCTGCTCGGCGTCGACCACCCGGTCGTCGGCTTCAACCGTTCCCCTGCCGTGGTCGCGGCCGTCACGAACGCCGGCGGTTTCGGCGTGCTGGCCGGCTCGGCCTTCACCCCTGCCGAACTCGACGCGCAGCTGAGCTGGATCGAGGAACAGGTGGGCGGCCGGCCGTACGGGGTCGACCTGCTCGTGCCGGAGAAGCTCGTCGCGGGCGAGGTCGCCGCGTTGCGGGCGCAGATCCCGGAGGAGCACTTCGCGTTCGTGGCGGAGCTGCTGGACCGCTACGACATCCCGCAGGCGGCGACATCGGGGGAGGAGGCGGGCCGGTTCGCGGCGAACCTCGACCCGGCGGGCGCGGCGGCGCTGCTCGACGTGGCGTTCCGGCACGACATCACCCTGTTCGCCAACGCGCTCGGCGCCCCGCCGCCCGGTGTCGTGGAGCGCTGCAAGGCCGCGGGCGTCGTCGTCGCCGCGCTGGTCGGGCAGGCCAAGCACGCCCGCCGCCAGCTCGACGCCGGTGTCGACCTGCTGATCGCGCAGGGCACCGAGGCGGGCGGGCACACCGGGACGATCGCCACGATGGTGCTGACCCCGGAGATCGTCGAGATCGCCGGGGACCGCCCGGTGCTGGCCGCCGGCGGCATCGCCTCGGGATCGCAGATGGCCGCCGCGCTGGCGCTCGGTGCGGCCGGCGTGTGGACCGGCTCGGTCTGGCTGTCCAGTGAGGAGGACGTCGCCAACCAGGCGATCAAGTCAAAGTTCCTCGCCGCGACCAGCAGTGACACGCTGCGCTCACCGACCCGGACCGGCAAGCCGGCCCGTCAGCTGCGCACGGCCTGGCACGACGCATGGGAGGCGGCCGGCAGCCCGCGACCGCTGCCGATGCCGCTGCAGCCGCTGCTGGTGGCCGAGGCGTGGCAGCGCATCGACGCCGCCGCACAGGACGGTCATCCCGGCGCGCTGGAGCTGGAGTCGTTCTTCATCGGCCAGGTGGTCGGCGGCTTCACCGAGGTCCGGCCGGCCGCCGAGATCCTGCGGGACCTGGTCACCGGCTGCGAGCAGCGGATCCGCGCGCTCAACGGGATCCTTTAA
- a CDS encoding SDR family oxidoreductase, whose product MTTALITGATSGIGLAAAKRLAADGTHVFLTGRREEALDAAVASIGAGATGIRADVANLNDLERVATAVRDHGAGLDVLFANAGGGEFAALGDITWQHYADTFNTNVGGTLFTVQTLLPLLNRGASIILTSSNIDVKGAASFSVYAASKAALRSFTRSWAAELVGREIRVNSIAPGPIGTPGLSGLAPDAEAAEQLLKGLASGVPMNRLGSPEEVAEAVAFLASPNSSYMTGAEIYVDGGASQI is encoded by the coding sequence ATGACCACTGCTCTCATCACCGGCGCCACCTCGGGCATCGGCCTGGCCGCCGCCAAGCGTCTCGCCGCCGACGGCACCCACGTCTTCCTCACCGGCCGCCGCGAGGAAGCCCTCGACGCGGCGGTGGCGAGCATCGGCGCCGGCGCCACGGGCATCCGCGCCGACGTCGCGAACCTGAACGACCTGGAACGCGTCGCCACCGCCGTCCGCGACCACGGCGCCGGACTCGACGTCCTGTTCGCGAACGCGGGCGGCGGCGAGTTCGCGGCCCTCGGCGACATCACCTGGCAGCACTACGCCGACACGTTCAACACCAACGTCGGCGGCACCCTGTTCACCGTGCAGACCCTGCTGCCGCTGCTCAACCGGGGCGCCTCGATCATCCTGACCAGCTCCAACATCGACGTGAAGGGCGCCGCCTCGTTCAGCGTCTACGCGGCGAGCAAGGCCGCACTGCGGTCCTTCACCCGCAGCTGGGCCGCCGAGCTGGTCGGCCGGGAGATCAGGGTCAACAGCATCGCACCCGGACCCATCGGTACGCCCGGCCTCAGCGGCCTCGCCCCCGACGCCGAAGCCGCCGAGCAGCTGCTCAAGGGTCTGGCCTCCGGTGTGCCGATGAACCGCCTGGGCTCCCCCGAGGAGGTGGCCGAGGCGGTCGCGTTCCTGGCCTCGCCGAACAGCAGCTACATGACCGGCGCGGAGATCTACGTGGACGGCGGCGCCAGCCAGATCTGA
- a CDS encoding serine/threonine-protein kinase, translated as MDTGYLVDGRFRLRDRLGTGGMAVVWRAGDEVLGRDVALKILDPRLAHDPALLARVRDEARAVARLRHPNIVNVYDYGEAPGPLPYVVMEIAEGRSLSHLLSGGPLPWRVATLVAVQVAAALAAAHDADVVHRDVKPGNVMVGGGRVKLVDFGISAATGDDDLAGGQLLGTPAYLAPERLEDGVVRPATDVYALGLLLYRTLAGRLPWDASTTTQMVLAHRYREPDPLPPIAGLPEEVAALCRRCLAKAPDGRPAAAEVAALLAEAVGLSPETLELPRFRASTDMPGGRPEPSTERVRQPTARVEAAVPADRTEGIERTTAASRSGPRLAAGAARWRALPPRRRVAALAAAGVLLSGGIMAATIPGGESGPPVEAAAPRSEAPLTAPAPSTPAPSTPAPSTPSESTPAESTAPAGTAADAAAHEDGKSRTPVAETAAIKAAKAPAAPPKAAKGKAKPKGKKKAK; from the coding sequence ATGGATACCGGGTACCTGGTGGACGGTCGATTCCGGCTGCGTGATCGCCTCGGCACCGGCGGCATGGCGGTGGTCTGGCGCGCCGGCGACGAGGTGCTCGGCCGGGATGTGGCGCTCAAGATTCTCGATCCCCGCCTCGCGCACGACCCGGCGCTGCTGGCACGGGTCCGGGACGAGGCCCGTGCGGTCGCCCGGCTGCGCCATCCCAACATCGTGAACGTGTACGACTACGGCGAGGCGCCCGGACCACTGCCCTACGTGGTCATGGAGATCGCCGAGGGCCGATCCCTGTCTCACCTGCTCAGCGGCGGCCCGCTGCCGTGGCGGGTGGCAACGCTGGTGGCAGTCCAGGTGGCGGCCGCGCTCGCCGCCGCACACGACGCGGACGTGGTGCATCGGGACGTGAAGCCCGGCAACGTGATGGTCGGCGGCGGCCGGGTGAAGCTCGTCGACTTCGGCATCTCCGCGGCGACCGGCGACGACGACCTGGCCGGCGGCCAGCTGCTGGGCACCCCGGCCTATCTGGCCCCGGAACGCCTCGAGGACGGCGTCGTCCGCCCGGCGACCGATGTGTACGCCCTGGGCCTGCTGCTCTACCGCACACTGGCCGGCCGGCTGCCGTGGGACGCGTCGACGACCACGCAGATGGTGCTCGCCCACCGCTACCGGGAACCGGATCCGCTGCCGCCGATCGCGGGACTGCCCGAGGAGGTGGCGGCGCTCTGCCGGCGGTGCCTGGCGAAGGCGCCGGACGGGCGTCCCGCAGCGGCCGAGGTGGCGGCGCTGCTCGCCGAGGCGGTGGGACTCAGCCCCGAGACACTGGAGCTGCCGCGGTTCCGGGCCAGCACGGACATGCCGGGCGGGCGCCCGGAGCCGTCCACCGAGCGGGTGCGACAGCCCACCGCGCGGGTGGAAGCCGCCGTGCCGGCGGACCGCACCGAGGGAATCGAGCGGACGACGGCGGCCTCGCGTTCCGGTCCCCGGCTCGCCGCCGGCGCAGCGCGCTGGCGGGCCCTGCCACCCCGGCGGCGGGTGGCCGCGCTGGCCGCCGCCGGGGTGCTGCTGAGCGGCGGCATCATGGCCGCGACGATCCCGGGCGGGGAGTCCGGCCCACCGGTCGAGGCCGCGGCCCCGCGGAGCGAGGCACCTCTGACCGCGCCGGCCCCGAGCACACCGGCCCCGAGCACACCGGCCCCGAGCACACCGAGTGAGAGCACACCGGCTGAGAGCACGGCGCCCGCGGGCACAGCAGCCGACGCCGCCGCGCACGAAGACGGGAAGTCCAGGACGCCGGTGGCCGAGACCGCGGCGATCAAGGCCGCGAAGGCGCCCGCAGCGCCACCGAAGGCGGCCAAGGGCAAGGCCAAGCCGAAGGGCAAGAAGAAGGCGAAGTAG
- a CDS encoding TIGR03620 family F420-dependent LLM class oxidoreductase, which yields MRFDQRVGVWSMELRSAHRPQIRDAAAELDELGWRTIWLPGLDGAGVLDDVDALLAAAPNSQVVTGVLNIWGQSPAELSERVAVLDADHGPRAVVGLGIGSPAGAGAHGQDYGNPVASMARYLDGLGPGVGPGRRLLGALGPKMVDLARRSSAGWHPFLVTPRYVSAYREKVGAGPLIAPHQAVVLDTDPDRARAAARAGIGMFLGFPTYRNNLKRLGFGDDDLIPGGSDRLIDALVVHGTAEDVAHRVQEHLTAGADHVALHVLGANGLPLAQWRELAPLASI from the coding sequence ATGAGATTCGACCAGCGGGTCGGCGTGTGGAGCATGGAGCTGCGCTCCGCGCACCGGCCGCAGATCCGCGACGCCGCCGCCGAACTCGACGAACTCGGCTGGCGGACCATCTGGTTACCCGGCCTCGACGGCGCCGGCGTGCTCGACGACGTCGACGCGCTGCTCGCCGCGGCCCCGAACAGCCAGGTCGTGACCGGAGTCCTCAACATCTGGGGCCAGTCCCCCGCCGAACTGTCCGAGCGGGTCGCCGTCCTCGACGCCGACCACGGGCCGCGGGCCGTCGTCGGGCTCGGCATCGGGAGCCCGGCCGGGGCCGGCGCGCACGGGCAGGACTACGGCAACCCGGTCGCGTCGATGGCCCGTTACCTCGACGGACTCGGTCCCGGCGTCGGCCCCGGCCGCCGGCTGCTCGGCGCCCTCGGACCGAAGATGGTCGACCTGGCCCGACGATCGTCGGCGGGGTGGCATCCGTTCCTGGTCACGCCACGGTACGTGTCGGCGTACCGGGAGAAGGTCGGAGCCGGACCACTGATCGCGCCGCACCAGGCCGTCGTGCTGGACACCGATCCGGACCGCGCCCGTGCAGCGGCGCGGGCCGGGATCGGGATGTTCCTCGGCTTCCCCACCTACCGCAACAACCTGAAACGCCTCGGCTTCGGCGACGACGACCTGATCCCCGGCGGCAGTGACCGGCTCATCGACGCGCTGGTCGTGCACGGCACCGCCGAGGACGTCGCGCACCGCGTCCAGGAACACCTCACCGCCGGAGCCGATCACGTGGCGCTGCACGTGCTCGGCGCGAACGGCCTCCCCCTCGCCCAGTGGCGCGAACTCGCGCCCCTCGCTTCGATCTGA
- a CDS encoding LysR family transcriptional regulator, which produces MHLSPYRLLVLRAVADAGGVVAAAARLHLAPSGVSQHLAALERETGLVLLDRSRRGGRRTIALTAAGRQLAAHADRLAAVLADATADALALSGRLEGVVRIGAFPTAVRRMVVPAVLALAGTTPGLRISVHELEESAAVAALHAGDLDLVLVEDQASALRPPPPGIAAHRLLDDPYRLALPLAWPAPADVSDLADRPWVDGPPGSAVRGVLDRLRAATGLRLPGAHTCLEFPAALALVDAGLAVALVPDLALPGTPEPATQVAGLPGLGARTISAYVQDTRRLAPLLDTTIQALRTVEAP; this is translated from the coding sequence ATGCACCTGTCGCCCTACCGCCTGCTCGTGTTGCGTGCCGTCGCCGACGCCGGTGGAGTCGTCGCCGCGGCGGCGAGGCTGCACCTGGCGCCGTCCGGGGTCTCCCAGCACCTGGCGGCCCTGGAACGGGAAACCGGCCTCGTCCTGCTGGACCGGTCCCGGCGGGGCGGCCGGCGTACGATCGCCCTGACCGCCGCGGGACGGCAATTGGCCGCCCACGCGGACCGCCTCGCCGCGGTGCTCGCCGACGCCACCGCCGACGCCCTCGCGTTGAGCGGACGGCTGGAGGGCGTGGTCCGGATCGGCGCGTTCCCCACCGCCGTGCGCCGGATGGTCGTCCCGGCCGTGCTCGCCCTCGCCGGCACCACACCCGGCCTGCGGATCTCCGTGCACGAGCTGGAGGAGAGCGCCGCCGTCGCCGCGCTGCACGCCGGTGATCTCGACCTGGTGCTGGTGGAGGACCAGGCGAGCGCGCTGCGGCCGCCCCCGCCGGGGATCGCGGCGCATCGGCTGCTCGACGACCCGTACCGGCTGGCGCTGCCGCTGGCCTGGCCCGCACCGGCCGACGTCAGCGACCTCGCCGATCGGCCCTGGGTGGACGGGCCGCCCGGGTCGGCGGTGCGCGGTGTCCTCGACCGGCTGCGCGCCGCCACGGGTCTGCGGCTGCCCGGAGCGCACACCTGCCTCGAGTTCCCGGCCGCGCTGGCGCTCGTCGACGCCGGCCTGGCCGTCGCGCTCGTCCCCGATCTGGCGCTGCCCGGTACTCCCGAGCCGGCCACCCAGGTCGCCGGGCTGCCCGGGCTCGGCGCTCGTACGATCAGTGCCTACGTGCAGGACACCCGCCGGCTGGCGCCGCTGCTCGACACCACGATCCAAGCGCTGAGAACCGTGGAGGCACCGTGA
- a CDS encoding MmcQ/YjbR family DNA-binding protein translates to MSGPGDVPPEILDWLRVICADLPEAYEEPAWIGVRWRIRKRTVAHVYTPDPDRFGVYAPYTVDGVPPTVMTFRVPADDLLGLTAAGFPFFRAPWGHDVAAAVLGDHTDWTEIAELVTDSYRRMAPKFLAARMSR, encoded by the coding sequence GTGTCGGGCCCCGGAGATGTGCCACCGGAGATCCTCGACTGGCTGCGGGTCATCTGCGCGGACCTGCCGGAGGCGTACGAGGAACCCGCCTGGATCGGCGTCCGCTGGCGCATCCGCAAGCGGACGGTCGCGCACGTCTACACGCCCGATCCGGACCGGTTCGGTGTCTACGCGCCGTACACGGTGGACGGCGTGCCGCCGACCGTGATGACGTTCCGGGTGCCGGCGGACGATCTGCTCGGGCTGACCGCCGCCGGCTTCCCGTTCTTCCGCGCGCCGTGGGGGCACGACGTGGCCGCCGCCGTACTCGGCGATCACACCGACTGGACCGAGATAGCCGAGCTGGTCACCGACAGCTATCGGAGGATGGCCCCGAAGTTCCTCGCCGCCCGGATGTCCCGTTAG
- a CDS encoding cyclase family protein has protein sequence MSEQQYRAVFDASVTFSNGGGLTASGFRVDVPGPDVTAEEVTTLFLRSLGLLLSETAVLTDLEIVPEAHRGTRGSTAPPPSARRQVDLSHVITAGMTTYPGLPGPEITPHLTREASRATYAPGVEFAIDRISMVGNTGTYLDSPYHRYPDGDDLAGLPLDRLAGLPAVVVRTAGAGVRGVGVGALAAYEVTGRAVLLHTGGDTSWGTPAYADDAPYLTEAGARWLVEQGALLVGIDAVNIDDSSPAAGGARPAHSLLLAAGIPIVEHLTGLGQLPPYGARFTAVPPRVAGFGTFPVRAFATVEA, from the coding sequence ATGAGCGAACAGCAGTACCGCGCGGTCTTCGACGCGTCAGTGACCTTCAGCAACGGCGGCGGGCTGACCGCCTCGGGTTTCCGCGTCGACGTGCCCGGGCCCGACGTGACCGCCGAGGAGGTGACCACGTTGTTCCTGCGGTCGCTCGGCCTGCTCCTCTCCGAGACCGCCGTGCTCACCGACCTCGAGATCGTCCCGGAGGCTCATCGCGGCACACGGGGCTCCACCGCTCCGCCGCCCTCCGCGCGGCGGCAGGTGGATCTGAGCCACGTCATCACCGCCGGGATGACGACGTACCCCGGCCTGCCCGGACCGGAGATCACGCCGCACCTGACCCGGGAGGCCTCGCGCGCGACCTACGCTCCCGGCGTCGAGTTCGCCATCGACCGGATCAGCATGGTCGGGAACACCGGCACCTACCTGGACAGCCCGTACCACCGCTACCCGGACGGCGATGACCTCGCCGGCCTGCCGCTGGACCGGCTCGCCGGCCTGCCCGCCGTCGTGGTGCGGACCGCGGGCGCCGGGGTGCGCGGCGTCGGCGTCGGCGCGCTCGCCGCCTACGAGGTGACCGGCCGGGCGGTTCTGCTGCACACCGGCGGCGACACGTCCTGGGGCACCCCTGCCTACGCCGACGACGCGCCGTACCTCACCGAGGCCGGCGCGCGATGGCTGGTCGAGCAGGGCGCGCTGCTCGTCGGCATCGACGCGGTCAACATCGACGACTCCTCACCGGCGGCCGGCGGCGCGCGACCGGCGCACTCACTGCTGCTGGCGGCCGGCATCCCGATCGTGGAGCACCTCACCGGGCTGGGGCAGCTTCCGCCGTACGGCGCCCGCTTCACCGCCGTGCCACCGCGCGTCGCCGGATTCGGCACCTTCCCGGTCCGCGCCTTCGCGACAGTGGAGGCGTGA
- a CDS encoding TetR/AcrR family transcriptional regulator, with translation MSAAPGPGRPRDPDVDRRIARAALDVFGDTGWSGFAMEVVARRAGIGKATLYLRWNSKEALLTHALNTGLIRVADVDTGTLHGDLAELAAQILTLYGGPSSRAALRLTLEAGAIPGVAENYAAMRDAQLRAARAIVRRGIDRGELPDTVSITMLLDTLVGGAMMHALSSPADRDEDPAAHARQLVDFLLHSALV, from the coding sequence ATGAGCGCAGCACCCGGGCCGGGACGGCCCCGCGACCCGGACGTCGACCGGCGCATCGCCCGGGCCGCCCTCGACGTCTTCGGCGACACCGGCTGGTCCGGGTTCGCCATGGAGGTCGTCGCCCGGCGCGCCGGCATCGGCAAGGCCACCCTCTACCTGCGCTGGAACAGCAAGGAAGCGCTGCTCACGCACGCCCTGAACACCGGGCTGATCCGGGTCGCCGACGTCGACACCGGCACCCTGCACGGCGACCTCGCCGAGCTGGCCGCGCAGATCCTGACGCTCTACGGCGGGCCGTCCAGCCGGGCCGCGCTGCGCCTCACCCTGGAAGCCGGCGCGATCCCGGGCGTCGCGGAGAACTACGCGGCGATGCGGGACGCGCAGCTGCGGGCGGCCCGCGCGATCGTGCGGCGCGGCATCGACCGCGGCGAGCTGCCCGACACCGTCTCGATCACCATGCTGCTCGACACCCTCGTCGGCGGCGCGATGATGCACGCGCTGAGCTCGCCCGCGGACCGCGACGAGGATCCCGCGGCCCACGCCCGGCAGCTCGTCGACTTCCTGCTGCACTCGGCCCTGGTTTAA